The sequence below is a genomic window from Cyanobacteriota bacterium.
GATCCAGAGACCCAAGAGATTGTTCCCATTTTTAATCCTCGCAAACAAAAATGGGCAGAGCATTTTGTTTGGCAAGATAAGGGCGTTGTTATAGGAGGAACTACACCCATTGGTCGGGCAACTTGCCTGCGGCTTGATTTGAATGATACTCGTTATCC
It includes:
- a CDS encoding HNH endonuclease — protein: DPETQEIVPIFNPRKQKWAEHFVWQDKGVVIGGTTPIGRATCLRLDLNDTRYPEEDSIRATRRFWIQTGLHPPAGDPCQA